From Diaminobutyricibacter sp. McL0608, one genomic window encodes:
- the hutI gene encoding imidazolonepropionase — protein sequence MTRELLTGIGQLVTNDPADPGATGVDRLDLVTDAAVLIEDGRVAWVGRASDAASGALAADVVTDLGGATVIPGFVDSHSHLVFAGDRSAEFEARMSGEPYTAGGIRSTVAATRAASDSELRGRLRGFIRELHRQGTTTVEIKSGYGLSVHDEERLVAIAASVTDEVTFLGAHVVPADYAGDPDAYVDLVTGAMLDACAPHARWIDVFCETGAFTVEQSRRVLEAGAARGLGVRVHASQLGPGEGVQLAVSLDAASVDHCTYLTDADIAALAGSSTVATLLPGVEFSTRQPYPDARRLIDAGVTVAIACDCNPGSSFTSSMPFCIAVAVRDMGMTPAEALWSATAGGAAALRRDDIGRVAVGARADLAVLAAPSYVHLAYRPGVPLVEGVWKDGARVA from the coding sequence GTGACCCGCGAACTCCTCACCGGAATCGGCCAGCTCGTCACCAACGATCCGGCCGACCCCGGTGCGACGGGCGTCGACCGGCTCGATCTGGTGACGGATGCTGCTGTGCTGATCGAGGACGGTCGCGTCGCGTGGGTGGGTCGGGCATCCGACGCGGCATCGGGTGCTCTCGCTGCGGATGTCGTGACCGACCTCGGCGGGGCGACCGTCATCCCCGGTTTCGTGGACTCGCACAGCCACCTCGTGTTCGCCGGGGACCGGTCGGCGGAATTCGAGGCGCGGATGTCAGGCGAGCCGTACACGGCGGGGGGCATCCGCAGCACGGTCGCGGCGACACGCGCGGCGAGCGATTCGGAACTTCGCGGGCGCCTGCGAGGGTTCATCCGCGAGCTGCACCGGCAGGGCACGACGACAGTCGAGATCAAGAGCGGCTACGGGCTGAGTGTGCACGACGAGGAACGGCTGGTCGCGATCGCCGCGTCCGTGACCGATGAGGTGACCTTTCTCGGAGCGCACGTCGTGCCTGCCGACTACGCCGGCGACCCCGACGCGTACGTCGACCTCGTGACCGGCGCCATGCTCGACGCCTGCGCGCCGCACGCACGATGGATCGACGTCTTCTGCGAGACCGGCGCCTTCACCGTGGAGCAGTCGCGTCGCGTGCTCGAGGCGGGCGCCGCTCGGGGGCTCGGCGTGCGGGTACACGCGAGCCAGCTCGGCCCGGGCGAAGGAGTGCAGCTCGCCGTGTCGCTCGATGCCGCGAGCGTGGACCACTGCACCTACCTGACCGACGCCGACATTGCGGCGCTGGCCGGGTCATCCACTGTCGCCACCCTGCTGCCGGGGGTCGAATTCTCGACCCGGCAGCCGTATCCGGATGCCCGCCGCCTGATCGACGCGGGCGTCACCGTCGCGATCGCGTGCGACTGCAATCCCGGCTCATCGTTCACGTCGTCGATGCCGTTCTGCATCGCTGTCGCGGTGCGCGACATGGGGATGACGCCGGCCGAGGCCCTGTGGTCGGCCACCGCCGGCGGGGCGGCGGCGCTGCGGCGGGACGACATCGGCCGGGTGGCGGTCGGCGCGCGGGCAGACCTCGCGGTGCTGGCCGCGCCCTCGTATGTGCACCTGGCGTACCGGCCGGGCGTGCCGCTCGTCGAGGGCGTGTGGAAGGACGGCGCGCGCGTCGCCTGA